In Zhaonella formicivorans, one DNA window encodes the following:
- a CDS encoding trypsin-like peptidase domain-containing protein → MFGFESRRSLFLYTAFIVILAVVVSVGVVTFYGNGGNLPVALANNEQPAVTAEKASLTPPGLNPDTIADMVEASGPAVVLIETTSKINHPNVSSPFFNDPFFRQFFGYDFEPQPRVATGLGSGFIISKDGYILTNEHVIAGATDIQVQVTGYKESFPAKVIGKDFDLDLAVLKIESKKDLPTLKLGDSDKVKVGNWVVAIGNPLGLDHTVTVGVISAKGRPIAVEDRQYKNLLQTDASINPGNSGGPLLNLQGEVIGINTAVNASAQGIGFAIPSSTVQEVLQDLMNKGKVSRPWIGVYLQPVTKELADYFGLPKEEGAVVTSVIPGSPADKAGLKRGDVILEFNKKQIKTTTDLQEAVQQVKIGQKVVALIWRDKKTSYVTLTITEKQDMQP, encoded by the coding sequence ATGTTTGGTTTTGAATCAAGGCGGTCTTTATTTCTGTATACTGCTTTTATAGTCATCCTGGCTGTGGTTGTTTCCGTAGGTGTGGTTACTTTTTACGGAAACGGCGGTAACCTGCCTGTAGCTTTAGCTAATAACGAGCAGCCTGCAGTAACTGCGGAAAAAGCGTCGCTGACACCACCGGGTTTAAATCCTGATACTATTGCTGATATGGTTGAAGCCAGCGGACCGGCAGTAGTCCTAATCGAGACTACTTCAAAAATTAATCACCCTAACGTCAGCAGTCCTTTTTTCAATGATCCTTTCTTCCGCCAATTTTTTGGCTATGACTTTGAACCGCAACCAAGGGTGGCCACTGGATTGGGTTCAGGCTTTATTATCTCCAAAGACGGCTACATTCTGACCAACGAGCACGTCATAGCCGGAGCAACCGATATCCAGGTGCAGGTAACGGGTTATAAAGAAAGCTTTCCTGCCAAAGTCATAGGTAAAGATTTTGACCTGGACCTGGCAGTCTTGAAAATCGAAAGTAAAAAAGATCTGCCAACCTTAAAACTTGGTGACTCAGATAAGGTTAAAGTTGGGAACTGGGTTGTGGCCATCGGCAACCCCTTGGGACTGGACCATACTGTCACTGTAGGGGTGATCAGCGCCAAAGGCCGCCCAATTGCCGTAGAAGACCGCCAGTATAAAAACTTGCTGCAAACAGATGCTTCCATTAACCCCGGCAACAGCGGCGGTCCCCTGTTAAATCTGCAAGGCGAAGTAATCGGTATCAATACAGCGGTCAACGCCTCTGCCCAGGGCATCGGCTTTGCCATCCCCAGTTCCACGGTCCAGGAAGTCTTACAGGACCTGATGAACAAAGGTAAGGTGAGCAGGCCGTGGATCGGGGTTTACCTCCAACCGGTAACCAAAGAGCTTGCTGATTATTTCGGATTACCTAAAGAAGAGGGAGCCGTTGTCACTTCGGTAATCCCAGGCAGCCCTGCCGATAAAGCAGGCCTTAAGCGGGGCGATGTAATCCTGGAGTTTAACAAAAAGCAGATCAAAACAACCACCGATTTGCAGGAAGCAGTGCAGCAGGTAAAAATAGGACAAAAGGTAGTAGCGTTGATCTGGCGGGATAAAAAGACTTCCTATGTAACCCTGACTATCACTGAGAAGCAGGACATGCAGCCTTAG
- a CDS encoding CAP domain-containing protein — MKASKKFFACLLSVIIALAAFTSFIPPKAANALTYRYSIYRTTYYSSTSPYKITYRIVTYRPATTPQQPVPKPEPAPQPAPEPAPAPQPQPKPEPVPTPGPAPEPAPEGQGLNAYEQKVVDLVNAERQRNGLQPLKVDLELAKVARLKSADMRDKNYFSHQSPSYGSPFEMMKQFGISYKYAGENIAAGQKTPEDVVKAWMNSSGHRANILNANYTHIGVGYVNGGSYGSYWTQLFVGR; from the coding sequence ATGAAAGCATCCAAAAAGTTTTTTGCTTGCCTTTTAAGCGTGATTATAGCGCTGGCCGCTTTTACTTCCTTCATACCACCTAAAGCAGCCAATGCCTTAACTTATCGCTACAGCATTTACCGTACTACCTATTATTCATCTACTTCGCCTTACAAGATTACCTATAGAATTGTCACCTACAGGCCTGCCACTACACCGCAACAACCTGTTCCGAAGCCGGAACCGGCTCCGCAGCCAGCTCCTGAACCGGCCCCGGCGCCACAACCGCAGCCAAAACCGGAGCCGGTACCGACTCCCGGACCGGCGCCCGAACCTGCACCTGAAGGACAGGGTTTAAATGCTTACGAGCAAAAGGTAGTGGATTTAGTCAATGCAGAAAGACAGCGGAATGGCTTACAGCCATTAAAAGTGGATTTAGAACTGGCCAAGGTGGCTCGTTTAAAATCAGCTGACATGCGGGACAAGAATTATTTCTCCCACCAGTCACCTTCCTATGGCTCACCTTTTGAGATGATGAAGCAGTTCGGAATCAGCTATAAATATGCAGGTGAGAACATTGCCGCCGGGCAGAAAACTCCCGAGGATGTGGTGAAGGCCTGGATGAACAGCTCCGGACATAGGGCAAACATCCTAAACGCCAACTATACTCACATCGGTGTGGGCTATGTGAACGGCGGAAGCTACGGCAGCTACTGGACACAGCTTTTTGTAGGCAGATAA
- a CDS encoding response regulator transcription factor — MHILVIDDDEKITALLRRSLKFEGFKVSTARDGLEGLGKAMEEQPDLVILDLMLPSLDGFEVCQKIRDFSSVPILMLTAKDEVRDRVKGLDLGADDYLVKPFALEELLARVRALLRRTGQEAGTRLTYADLTLDTETREVWRGGREIQLTSKEFDLLALFLRHPRQVLTRDTIMEEIWGYDYSGESNVLEVYIGYLRQKLEAAGEKRLLHTVRGVGYTLRE, encoded by the coding sequence ATGCACATCCTGGTCATAGATGATGATGAGAAGATTACCGCCCTACTGCGCCGGAGCCTAAAGTTTGAAGGATTTAAAGTTTCCACTGCCAGGGACGGTCTGGAGGGACTGGGAAAAGCTATGGAAGAACAACCGGACCTAGTCATTTTGGATTTAATGCTTCCCAGCCTGGACGGCTTTGAAGTTTGTCAAAAGATTCGGGATTTCAGTTCCGTACCCATCCTAATGTTGACTGCCAAAGATGAAGTCAGAGACCGGGTTAAAGGGCTGGATCTGGGGGCTGACGATTACCTGGTCAAACCTTTTGCCCTGGAAGAACTGCTGGCCCGGGTAAGAGCCCTGCTGCGCCGGACAGGGCAAGAAGCCGGAACCCGTCTAACTTATGCCGATCTGACCTTGGACACGGAAACCAGGGAAGTTTGGCGCGGCGGGCGGGAAATCCAGCTGACCTCCAAGGAATTTGACCTTTTGGCACTTTTTCTCCGGCATCCCCGTCAGGTTTTAACCCGGGACACTATCATGGAAGAAATATGGGGCTATGATTATAGCGGCGAGTCCAATGTGCTTGAAGTCTATATCGGCTACCTGCGTCAAAAACTGGAAGCGGCCGGTGAAAAGCGGCTGCTCCATACTGTCCGCGGCGTGGGCTATACCTTGAGGGAGTGA
- a CDS encoding MFS transporter, whose protein sequence is MGSVTSSTITEKNIQPTANFKILLLLSLGHLATDLNQGALPALLPVLKETYNLSYTVVGLIPLVATFSSSIIQPVFGLLSDRFNTRWLLPLGCFAAAFGVGFLGITGNYLLILLLILLSGLGTAAFHPEAAKAAHFAAGGQRASAMSVFSVGGNFGFAFGSIIMAELLYLGGLSASLYLLVPGSLVALLLYSKIAQITYGEGTGEVKKKAGEAPAPSRFWPLVTLMTVVIIRSWVQSGLTFYIPFYYINYLKTDELYANTILFIFLLAGALGTIIGGPLSDRFGRKKLIFASMLLVPPLVLTFIYAESLLSMAALFVAGAVLVSTFSTTIVLGQEYLPNNVGIASGLMIGFAIGTGGIGVTLLGVLADATSEHVAMVATALLPLLGALLAFFLPKESNA, encoded by the coding sequence TTGGGCAGTGTAACTTCATCGACCATCACTGAAAAAAATATTCAGCCAACAGCCAATTTTAAAATACTGCTGCTCCTGAGCCTAGGTCACTTGGCCACTGACCTGAACCAGGGAGCCTTACCGGCACTGCTGCCTGTTTTAAAGGAAACCTATAATCTCTCATATACGGTAGTTGGTCTTATTCCCTTAGTAGCCACTTTTAGCTCATCAATTATTCAACCTGTTTTTGGCCTGCTGAGCGACCGCTTTAATACCCGCTGGCTTTTGCCGCTAGGGTGTTTTGCCGCCGCTTTTGGGGTAGGTTTTTTGGGTATAACCGGCAATTACCTCTTAATTTTGCTGCTGATCCTGCTCAGCGGATTAGGGACGGCTGCTTTTCACCCGGAAGCTGCCAAGGCTGCCCATTTTGCAGCCGGGGGTCAAAGGGCTTCGGCTATGTCAGTTTTTTCCGTAGGAGGAAACTTCGGATTTGCTTTTGGTTCCATTATTATGGCCGAACTTTTATACCTGGGTGGCTTGTCGGCCAGCTTGTACCTTCTGGTCCCCGGCTCCCTGGTTGCGCTTTTGCTCTACTCTAAAATAGCCCAGATTACTTACGGGGAGGGCACTGGTGAGGTGAAGAAAAAAGCCGGGGAAGCTCCGGCCCCGAGCAGGTTTTGGCCGCTGGTTACCTTAATGACGGTAGTTATTATCCGCTCTTGGGTGCAATCCGGTTTGACATTTTATATCCCGTTTTATTATATTAACTACCTGAAAACTGATGAGCTTTATGCCAACACTATACTGTTTATTTTCTTGTTAGCCGGGGCCCTGGGTACTATCATCGGGGGCCCGCTTTCCGACCGCTTTGGCCGCAAAAAACTAATTTTTGCGTCCATGCTGCTTGTGCCCCCGCTGGTTTTAACCTTTATCTACGCTGAGTCGCTCTTGTCCATGGCAGCCTTGTTCGTGGCCGGGGCGGTACTGGTTTCCACTTTTTCCACCACTATCGTCCTGGGGCAGGAATACCTGCCGAACAACGTAGGTATCGCATCGGGGCTGATGATCGGATTTGCCATCGGAACGGGCGGGATTGGTGTAACCCTGTTAGGGGTGTTAGCCGATGCAACCAGCGAACATGTAGCTATGGTGGCAACTGCTTTGCTGCCTTTATTGGGTGCTTTGCTGGCATTCTTTTTGCCTAAAGAGTCAAATGCGTGA
- a CDS encoding HD-GYP domain-containing protein yields the protein MNGETGFRYFISIRVNEAFTYEVHNCSSFERLQNLKQVLTEEIDRMGSKPRFVAMHELLPGYFEPGEVGLLYPVVGSVRNLGFILLLNVKDCTPRELALIMTLLKGFADFAGSVYTSLNGGEITTEIVEAAIEAIEAKDLYTRGHSSQVAHYARHIAAVLGFSPQELEMIRYSALLHDIGKIGIQEQVLTKPGPLTDREWEQIRTHPEVGEQILKPLKLLAPVLAGVRSHHERYDGSGYPDGLKGVEIPLQARIIAVADAFDAMTSDRAYRKALPREVAVRELQKGVGLQFDPEVVKAFLEVLGKEGL from the coding sequence GTGAATGGGGAGACTGGCTTTAGATATTTTATAAGTATTCGGGTTAACGAGGCTTTCACCTATGAAGTGCACAACTGCAGCAGTTTTGAGCGGCTCCAAAATTTAAAGCAGGTACTGACGGAGGAAATAGACAGGATGGGGTCCAAGCCCCGGTTTGTAGCCATGCATGAGCTGTTGCCCGGTTATTTTGAGCCCGGAGAAGTAGGGTTGCTCTACCCTGTGGTAGGCTCAGTGCGCAATCTGGGATTTATTTTGCTTTTGAACGTCAAGGACTGCACTCCTAGAGAGTTGGCTCTGATTATGACTCTGCTGAAGGGATTTGCTGATTTTGCCGGCAGCGTCTATACCTCGCTAAATGGCGGTGAGATTACAACGGAGATTGTAGAAGCTGCAATTGAGGCAATAGAAGCCAAAGACCTTTATACAAGGGGACACTCCAGCCAAGTTGCCCATTATGCCCGCCATATTGCCGCGGTATTGGGCTTTTCGCCCCAGGAGTTGGAAATGATCCGGTACTCAGCCCTGTTGCATGATATAGGCAAAATTGGCATTCAGGAGCAGGTTTTAACTAAACCAGGGCCGCTGACCGACAGGGAGTGGGAGCAGATCCGCACTCATCCGGAGGTGGGAGAACAGATCTTGAAACCATTGAAGCTGTTGGCTCCGGTGCTGGCAGGAGTGCGCAGCCACCATGAAAGGTATGACGGTTCCGGTTACCCCGATGGGCTGAAAGGAGTTGAAATACCTTTGCAGGCCAGGATTATAGCTGTGGCCGACGCCTTTGATGCCATGACTTCAGACCGTGCTTACCGTAAAGCCCTTCCGCGGGAGGTGGCGGTCCGGGAATTGCAAAAGGGCGTAGGACTACAATTCGACCCTGAAGTGGTTAAAGCGTTTTTAGAGGTGTTAGGTAAGGAGGGGCTGTAA
- a CDS encoding GntR family transcriptional regulator — protein MQDKLETNEIYEILKKRIINLEYAPGQVLNEVDIANEFKISRTPVRKVFEQLKNNKLLNIIPRFGAQVATIDFRYMKSVFEVQRELEGYATRLAAERISENGIAELAAITERIKEYDLENDYKEIIIADDLFHKIVYESSGNPCLIEFLHELHMHTQRLWFYVQRDITDKNLFYDTLANVVEALKARDVAKADQAAKEHIDRFVEQIKKELL, from the coding sequence GTGCAGGATAAGCTGGAAACAAATGAAATTTACGAGATCCTAAAAAAGCGGATAATTAATTTGGAGTATGCGCCAGGCCAGGTATTAAATGAAGTGGATATTGCCAACGAGTTTAAGATCAGCAGAACGCCGGTGAGAAAAGTATTCGAACAGCTAAAAAACAATAAATTGCTGAATATCATTCCCAGATTTGGGGCCCAAGTGGCTACCATTGATTTCAGATACATGAAGTCTGTGTTTGAAGTGCAGCGGGAGCTTGAGGGGTATGCTACCAGACTGGCGGCTGAAAGAATCTCGGAAAACGGCATTGCAGAGCTTGCAGCAATTACAGAGCGAATTAAAGAGTACGATCTGGAAAATGATTATAAAGAGATTATTATTGCTGATGATCTTTTTCATAAAATTGTCTATGAAAGTTCCGGCAACCCTTGTCTGATTGAGTTTCTTCATGAACTGCATATGCATACCCAAAGACTGTGGTTTTATGTCCAAAGGGATATAACTGACAAAAACTTGTTTTATGATACGCTGGCTAATGTGGTAGAGGCCCTTAAAGCCAGGGATGTTGCCAAAGCTGACCAAGCGGCAAAGGAGCACATAGACAGGTTTGTGGAACAAATAAAAAAAGAACTTCTTTAG
- a CDS encoding sensor histidine kinase, translating to MSLRLRLTILYTAILALTLTLFGTFLYFYLQHNLSSEIDNSLATKAVEVFNSIKIIDTYPYPLQRVVLPDVDIFAAAPDIYLQVTDKNGHIVARSSNLGQQSLPVGKETILLAAQKGYLYETYSYKNGRLRLYNLPLFLDDRLVGILQVGRSLHSASQALRNLRLLLFFGAALALLAAASSGWLLARSALKPIEKITREAKSIGERQDLSRRVPYAGPPDEVGQLASTFNDMLARLQSAYEKLEASYTAQRRFVADASHELRTPLTTIRGNVELLQKMGDEDPEVRAEALQDIKSEAERMCRLINDLLALARADAGQQPEKHPVALAPLLQEIFRQAQLLKGQVNFEHDDPEMLGEAKLLANADYLKQLFLILLDNAFKFTPPGGTVKFSFHQAGNSLSFAIEDTGQGISPEDLPHIFERFYQANKTRGGQGTGLGLAIAKWIMEIHGGEIKVKSEPGRGSTFTVTFFNIF from the coding sequence ATGTCCCTGCGACTGCGCCTGACTATTCTTTACACCGCTATCCTAGCCTTAACTTTAACCTTGTTCGGCACTTTTCTCTATTTTTATTTGCAGCATAACCTGAGCTCGGAAATTGATAACTCCCTTGCCACCAAGGCAGTGGAGGTGTTTAATTCTATTAAAATCATAGATACCTACCCTTACCCCCTGCAAAGAGTGGTCCTGCCTGATGTGGACATCTTTGCCGCTGCCCCCGATATCTACCTACAGGTAACAGACAAAAACGGTCACATTGTGGCCAGATCAAGCAACTTAGGACAGCAAAGCCTGCCCGTAGGGAAGGAAACTATATTACTTGCTGCCCAAAAAGGCTATCTTTACGAAACTTATAGCTATAAAAACGGCCGTCTTCGGCTCTATAACCTCCCCCTCTTTTTAGACGACAGGCTGGTGGGCATTCTGCAGGTGGGACGTTCCCTGCATTCCGCATCCCAGGCACTAAGGAACTTACGCCTGCTGCTGTTTTTCGGGGCAGCCCTGGCACTTCTTGCTGCAGCCAGCTCAGGATGGTTACTGGCCCGTTCAGCTTTAAAACCCATTGAGAAAATCACCAGGGAAGCCAAATCCATTGGTGAACGTCAGGATTTAAGCCGGAGGGTGCCTTACGCCGGCCCTCCCGATGAAGTGGGACAGCTGGCCTCCACCTTTAACGATATGCTAGCCCGCCTGCAAAGCGCCTATGAAAAATTAGAGGCTTCCTATACCGCTCAAAGGCGCTTTGTGGCAGATGCGTCCCATGAACTGCGTACCCCTTTGACCACTATCAGAGGTAACGTGGAGTTACTGCAAAAAATGGGGGATGAAGACCCTGAGGTCAGGGCGGAAGCACTGCAGGACATTAAAAGCGAAGCCGAACGCATGTGCCGTCTGATCAATGACCTGTTGGCACTGGCCCGGGCCGATGCGGGTCAGCAGCCGGAAAAACACCCGGTAGCCTTGGCTCCCTTGCTGCAGGAAATCTTTCGCCAAGCCCAATTGTTGAAGGGACAAGTTAATTTTGAGCATGATGATCCCGAAATGCTGGGCGAAGCTAAACTCTTAGCAAACGCCGATTACCTCAAACAACTGTTTTTAATCCTGTTGGATAATGCTTTTAAATTCACACCACCCGGTGGCACTGTAAAATTTAGCTTCCATCAGGCAGGCAACAGTTTATCCTTTGCAATAGAGGACACAGGCCAAGGAATTTCGCCTGAAGACCTGCCCCACATTTTTGAGCGTTTCTACCAAGCCAACAAGACTCGGGGAGGTCAGGGCACGGGCTTGGGCTTAGCTATAGCCAAGTGGATTATGGAAATTCACGGTGGCGAAATCAAGGTCAAGAGCGAACCGGGCCGGGGCAGCACCTTTACAGTAACATTTTTTAACATTTTTTAA
- a CDS encoding homocysteine synthase has product MAEKNYAFETLAVHGGQEPDPTTGSRAVPIYQTTSYVFKNAEHAGNLFALKESGNIYTRIMNPTTDVFEQRIALLEGGVGALAVASGQSAITLAILNIVTAGYEVVSSSTLYGGTYNLFNTTFPKLGINVKFVDAADPENFRKAATDKTRAFYVETIGNPVLDVADLSAISAIAHELGVPLIVDNTFATPYHCRPFEFGADIVIHSATKFIGGHGTSIAGVIVDSGKFNWDNGKFPELTEPDQSYHGVKYVEHIGPAAYIVKARVQLLRDLGPALSPFNSFLLLQGLETLPLRMERHSSNALKIAQYLSEHPEVAWVNYPGLPDSPQYAKAKKYLQHGFGAMLTFGIKAGYDAAVRFIDSLELFSLLANVGDAKSLVIHPASTTHQQLTPEQQAASGVSPDMIRLSIGIENVDDLIADLDKALQQAIFSR; this is encoded by the coding sequence ATGGCAGAAAAAAATTATGCTTTCGAAACACTGGCCGTCCACGGGGGACAGGAGCCGGATCCCACCACAGGCTCCAGGGCGGTGCCTATCTACCAAACTACATCCTATGTGTTTAAAAACGCAGAGCATGCGGGCAACCTTTTTGCCCTGAAAGAATCCGGCAATATCTACACCAGGATTATGAACCCCACTACTGATGTTTTTGAGCAAAGAATTGCCCTTCTTGAGGGTGGAGTTGGGGCTTTAGCGGTAGCTTCCGGTCAGTCGGCTATCACACTGGCTATTTTAAACATAGTCACTGCAGGTTATGAAGTGGTGTCTTCCTCAACTTTATATGGGGGTACATATAACCTGTTCAACACTACCTTTCCCAAGCTGGGCATCAATGTAAAATTTGTGGATGCCGCCGACCCGGAAAATTTCCGCAAAGCAGCCACTGATAAGACCAGGGCCTTCTACGTGGAGACTATTGGCAATCCAGTTCTGGATGTTGCAGATCTCAGCGCTATTTCTGCCATAGCCCACGAGCTTGGGGTGCCATTGATTGTGGATAACACCTTTGCTACCCCTTATCACTGCCGGCCTTTTGAATTCGGCGCCGATATCGTCATTCACTCCGCCACCAAATTCATCGGCGGCCATGGTACTTCCATTGCCGGCGTGATTGTGGATTCAGGCAAATTTAACTGGGATAACGGCAAATTTCCTGAATTAACGGAACCCGACCAAAGCTACCACGGTGTGAAGTATGTGGAGCACATTGGCCCTGCGGCTTACATTGTGAAAGCCCGGGTGCAGCTTTTGCGGGATTTGGGGCCTGCCCTAAGTCCCTTCAACTCCTTCCTCTTGCTGCAGGGGCTGGAAACACTGCCGCTCAGAATGGAAAGGCACAGCTCCAACGCCTTAAAAATAGCCCAGTACCTGTCAGAGCACCCGGAGGTCGCCTGGGTCAACTACCCCGGACTGCCTGACAGCCCCCAATATGCCAAAGCTAAGAAATACCTGCAGCACGGATTTGGAGCTATGCTGACCTTTGGCATTAAAGCGGGCTACGATGCGGCTGTTAGATTTATCGATAGTTTAGAGCTGTTCTCGCTGCTTGCTAACGTGGGGGATGCCAAGTCCCTGGTGATTCACCCGGCCAGCACCACCCACCAGCAGCTTACACCTGAGCAGCAGGCTGCCAGCGGCGTGTCACCCGATATGATCCGGTTATCCATTGGCATTGAGAATGTGGATGACTTGATAGCTGACTTGGACAAGGCCTTGCAGCAAGCCATTTTCTCTCGTTAA
- a CDS encoding hydantoinase/oxoprolinase N-terminal domain-containing protein, with the protein MSLILGIDTGGTYTDGVVVELAGKKIISRAKALTTREDLALGIANCINNLSFMDFKKISVVSLSTTLATNAIVEGRGCEVGLILIGHQPVQKLPVEHFAVVPGGHDIKGKPLAPLDMEKTREAIKEFKGKVGAVAISGYLSVRNPEHELIVRDLVQEILDVPVVCAHQLTTSLGFHERTVTAALNARLIPIIAELIESVKRVLKSKRIDAPIMIVKGDGCLMSETLAREKPIDTILSGPAASIIGATFLTDISEALVLDMGGTTTDIAILHNGVPRINKEGAMVGGWLTRVQAAEISTYGVGGDSYLHVSKEGKLLVGPQRVWPLAVVACKSPYLVEELRSNLDKNYELMFAQETDCFMLLKPSTSEGLSEVEKEIVATLESGPHSIFYLSAALGKDPNLFNFNMQRLINLGIVARISVTPTDILHAKGTYTEWNRDAAALGARFLARRLRMSLDEFLEFASETIVQNLCLTVLQSLVSSEGKNFWLQDDAVASYFIDKALKPKEHQPLDCVLKVNMPIIGIGAPVRAWLPQVAKKLCTELLIPENAEVANAVGAATGKIMESIKILIKPGEGGSGYIVHTPWMRRSYLQLGEATAFALEEAKKQAALAAEKAGALDYELVVNHDEIYTGSAGAEKDIYVESRIEVTAVGRPEWEREKEREKFFVDTVGC; encoded by the coding sequence ATGTCTTTAATCCTAGGCATCGATACCGGTGGAACTTATACTGACGGGGTTGTGGTGGAATTAGCCGGCAAAAAAATTATTAGTAGGGCTAAAGCCCTTACTACCCGCGAAGACTTGGCTTTAGGCATTGCCAACTGCATTAATAATCTGAGTTTTATGGATTTTAAAAAAATTAGCGTGGTGTCCCTCTCTACTACCCTGGCTACCAACGCTATAGTGGAGGGGCGGGGATGTGAAGTTGGCCTCATCTTAATCGGGCATCAGCCGGTTCAGAAGCTCCCGGTTGAGCATTTCGCGGTCGTGCCTGGCGGACACGATATCAAAGGAAAGCCTTTGGCTCCCCTGGATATGGAAAAAACTCGGGAAGCCATCAAGGAGTTTAAGGGTAAGGTTGGCGCGGTGGCTATTTCCGGGTACCTCAGTGTGCGCAACCCGGAGCATGAGTTAATAGTGCGGGATCTTGTCCAGGAAATACTGGATGTGCCGGTGGTCTGCGCGCACCAGCTCACCACTTCCCTGGGATTTCACGAACGAACGGTAACTGCGGCCCTGAACGCCAGGTTGATACCCATAATCGCCGAGTTAATTGAATCGGTAAAAAGAGTACTTAAGTCGAAGCGCATCGATGCACCAATCATGATTGTCAAAGGCGACGGGTGTTTAATGAGTGAAACCCTGGCCCGGGAAAAACCAATTGACACGATTCTGTCGGGGCCGGCGGCAAGCATTATTGGCGCTACTTTTTTAACGGATATATCCGAGGCTTTAGTGCTGGATATGGGTGGAACAACTACGGATATTGCCATCCTGCATAACGGTGTGCCTCGAATCAACAAGGAAGGAGCCATGGTAGGCGGCTGGCTGACCCGCGTTCAGGCGGCGGAAATTAGCACCTATGGTGTAGGCGGCGACAGTTACCTGCATGTGTCCAAAGAGGGTAAGCTGCTCGTAGGGCCGCAAAGGGTTTGGCCGCTGGCGGTGGTAGCCTGCAAATCCCCATACCTTGTTGAGGAACTGCGCAGCAATTTGGATAAAAACTATGAGTTGATGTTTGCTCAGGAAACCGACTGTTTCATGCTCTTAAAGCCCTCAACTTCGGAAGGATTAAGCGAGGTAGAGAAAGAAATTGTGGCAACCCTTGAATCGGGGCCCCATTCAATATTTTATTTGTCTGCCGCTCTTGGCAAGGATCCCAACTTATTTAATTTTAATATGCAGCGGTTGATCAACCTGGGGATTGTAGCCAGGATCTCGGTGACTCCCACCGATATTTTGCATGCCAAGGGGACTTACACTGAGTGGAACAGGGATGCTGCCGCCTTGGGGGCTCGTTTTTTAGCCCGCAGGTTGCGCATGTCCTTGGATGAGTTTTTGGAATTTGCCAGCGAAACCATAGTGCAAAATTTGTGTTTGACAGTTTTGCAGAGCTTGGTGAGTAGCGAAGGCAAAAATTTTTGGTTGCAAGACGATGCCGTAGCCTCCTATTTTATTGACAAAGCCCTAAAGCCAAAAGAACATCAGCCCTTGGACTGTGTTTTAAAAGTAAACATGCCCATAATTGGTATAGGGGCACCGGTACGGGCTTGGCTGCCGCAGGTGGCCAAGAAGCTCTGCACAGAACTGTTGATACCCGAAAACGCTGAAGTGGCCAATGCGGTAGGGGCAGCTACCGGAAAGATCATGGAAAGCATTAAAATATTGATTAAGCCGGGAGAAGGGGGCAGCGGCTACATCGTGCATACCCCCTGGATGAGGAGATCATACCTGCAACTGGGAGAGGCTACAGCCTTTGCTTTAGAAGAAGCAAAAAAGCAAGCCGCTCTGGCGGCGGAAAAAGCCGGTGCCTTAGATTACGAGCTGGTTGTAAATCATGATGAAATCTATACAGGATCAGCCGGCGCGGAAAAAGACATTTACGTGGAGTCCAGGATCGAAGTTACTGCTGTTGGTCGCCCGGAATGGGAAAGGGAAAAAGAAAGAGAAAAATTTTTTGTGGACACTGTCGGCTGCTAG